From Fusarium fujikuroi IMI 58289 draft genome, chromosome FFUJ_chr07, a single genomic window includes:
- a CDS encoding related to NADH-ubiquinone oxidoreductase B12 subunit, with translation MLATRVLRAAAGGPKPNITGFNMRAFQASTGQPRYDPWERNEAWRYQGPYTRWNRLKGGFPGLGIATVAFTAYCGYEYFFLEDEHHHGEAHGEEHH, from the exons ATGCTTGCCACGAG AGTGCTACGAGCCGCCGCGGGCGGTCCCAAGCCCAACATCACCGGCTTCAATATGCGGGCGTTCCAAGCATCAACCGGCCAGCCTCGATACGATCCCTGGGAGCGAAA CGAGGCCTGGCGATACCAGGGTCCCTATACCCGCTGGAACCGTCTCAAGGGCGGTTTCCCCGGTCTCGGCATCGCGACAGTCGCTTTCACCGCTTACTGCGGATACGAATACTTCTTCCTCGAGGACGAGCACCACCACGGCGAGGCGCATGGAGAAGAGCACCACTAG
- a CDS encoding probable CBF1-centromere binding factor 1: MAEVLAEQPDLSSLTGSPGQKRKRESGSPDLARNKRPAPAAHMSADPASFIDSAMESQAVNANGVNVADFNALQQAAQADHDHPEAPDPTSATSTAQAALGMYPTLHVPPSTEEQFAAQAATDTEHGHDPTFNPDVTPTVDSIMEPPQVAPPQHQHTPPNGVPHQPPRYNPAAPNPKPTVGSEEWHKMRKDNHKEVERRRRETINEGINELAKIVPGCEKNKGSILQRAVSFISQLKENEQQNIEKWTLEKLLTEQAITELSASNDKLKQECERLYRELETWKRVAQNAGLEPPQPKEENTAANASS, translated from the exons ATGGCTGAAGTTCTTGCCGAACAGCCAGACCTCTCCAGCCTGACCGGCTCCCCTGGTCAGAAGCGGAAGCGCGAATCCGGCAGTCCTGATCTTGCTAGGAATAAACGCCCTGCCCCAGCTGCCCACATGTCTGCCGACCCCGCCTCCTTCATCGACAGTGCCATGGAGAGCCAGGCCGTCAACGCGAATGGCGTCAACGTCGCCGACTTCAACGCTCTGCAGCAGGCCGCCCAAGCAGACCACGATCACCCTGAAGCTCCGGATCCTACCAGTGCTACCAGCACCGCACAGGCTGCCCTCGGCATGTACCCCACCCTACATGTTCCACCCTCGACAGAAGAGCAATTTGCAGCCCAGGCAGCCACTGATACTGAGCATGGCCATGATCCAACTTTCAACCCCGATGTGACACCCACAGTTGACAGTATTATGGAGCCCCCTCAAGTCGCCCCccctcagcatcaacatacACCACCTAATGGTGTTCCGCATCAGCCACCACGATACAATCCCGCAGCCCCCAACCCCAAACCAACAGTCGGATCAGAAGAGTGGCACAAGATGCGAAAGGACAACCACAAAGAAG TGGAGCGTCGCCGTCGGGAAACCATCAATGAAGGTATCAACGAACTCGCTAAGATCGTCCCTGGTTgtgagaagaacaaaggcTCCATTCTACAACGGGCAGTCAGCTTCATTTCCCAGCTCAAGGAAAACGAGCAACAAAACATCGAGAAGTGGACCCTCGAGAAGCTGCTTACTGAGCAAGCTATAACAGAGTTGAGCGCTTCCAACGACAAACTCAAGCAGGAATGTGAGCGTCTGTACCGCGAGCTCGAGACTTGGAAGCGAGTGGCACAAAATGCAGGCCTCGAGCCTCCACAGCCCAAAGAGGAGAACACAGCTGCCAATGCATCGAGCTAG
- a CDS encoding related to POP2-required for glucose derepression, which produces MPPPQLRGFGGGPAVAAPYHQGGFPSHAQQQGGHLGGNQYLNANTQLGAFSAVNSNAFTTAGLNGQGFADTGFGSQSARMGFHGPAGALQQPQHGQVHQNMLMEHPGIRTHPNKGRIREVWKHNLHEEMAVLRDLVDKYPYIAMDTEFPGVVSRPMGGFRGKSDYHYQCLRTNVDMLKVIQIGLTFFNEDGETPPPRPTNDLKLGTAAQRAATNAPFPCSWQFNFKFSLKDDMYNEKSIESLQQAGIDFNALERDGIDPHEFASLMIPSGLICYDNVKWISFHGGYDFGYLTKLFMCLPLPNDEVDFDHKMKLYFPMTYDVKHLMKHAIRLHNSGLLTPSDPSSTEILQKFEHKSGLENIAETLKIKRVGSAHQAGSDSLLTGKVFFSMRDKIFAGDIPDEHVGKVWGLGFPDSNSSLVMSMMNQQSGNDGQTNGNGPSTPNTTNAALATTPGPQGQNGIINTGPMTPGGGGGVFGNFAFGGNR; this is translated from the exons ATGCCGCCACCGCAACTTAGGGGTTTCGGCGGGGGGCCTGCTGTGGCAGCTCCATACCACCAGGGTGGCTTCCCCTCCCATGCCCAACAACAGGGTGGACATTTGGGCGGGAACCAGTACCTGAATGCCAACACACAACTGGGAGCCTTCTCTGCTGTCAACAGCAATGCTTTCACTACAGCCGGCCTCAATGGCCAGGGGTTCGCCGATACGGGGTTTGGTAGTCAAAGTGCAAGAATGGGTTTCCATGGCCCTGCAGGTGCCCTACAACAACCACAACACGGGCAGGTTCACCAGAACATGTTGATGGAACATCCAGGAATCAGGACACATCCCAACAAGGGTAGGATACGAGAAGTATGGAAGCACAATTTGCACGAAGAAATGGCAGTATTGCGAGATTTGGTGGACAAGTATCCTTACATTGCGATG GATACCGAATTTCCAGGTGTCGTTTCAAGGCCCATGGGAGGATTCAGAGGGAAGAGCGATTATCACTATCAATGCCTACGAACCAACGTCGATATGCTGAAGGTCATACAAATAGGGCTCACCTTCTTTAACGAAGACGGCGAGACCCCTCCTCCACGGCCAACAAACGATCTGAAGCTTGGCACAGCCGCTCAAAGGGCAGCGACTAATGCTCCTTTCCCTTGTTCGTGGCAGTTCAACTTCAAGTTCTCACTGAAGGACGACATGTACAATGAGAAATCGATCGAGTCACTTCAGCAAGCCGGGATCGACTTTAATGCTCTCGAGCGTGATGGTATTGATCCTCACGAGTTTGCCTCCCTTATGATCCCTTCAGGTCTTATCTGCTACGACAACGTTAAGTGGATATCGTTCCACGGCGGCTACGATTTCGGCTACCTGACCAAGCTGTTTATGTGCTTACCATTGCCCAACGACGAAGTCGACTTTGACCACAAGATGAAGCTCTACTTCCCCATGACGTACGATGTGAAGCACCTCATGAAGCACGCCATCAGGTTACACAACTCCGGTCTTCTTACACCCAGCGATCCCAGCAGTACCGAGATCCTGCAAAAGTTTGAACATAAATCAGGACTTGAGAACATTGCCGAAACCCTCAAGATTAAACGTGTTGGCTCTGCCCACCAAGCAGGCTCTGATTCGTTACTCACCGGAAAGGTCTTCTTCTCTATGCGCGATAAGATATTTGCCGGTGATATCCCTGATGAGCATGTTGGCAAGGTCTGGGGCTTGGGTTTCCCTGACTCAAATTCCAGCCTTGTCATGTCAATGATGAACCAGCAAAGCGGCAACGACGGGCAAACAAATGGCAACGGACCCAGCACCCCTAACACGACAAATGCTGCGTTAGCCACTACCCCAGGACCACAAGGGCAGAAcggcatcatcaacactggGCCTATGACTcctggtggaggaggaggtgtGTTTGGCAACTTCGCTTTCGGCGGAAACCGATGA
- a CDS encoding related to macrophage erythroblast attacher → MGDHESSQIKHNEHLLLDQPLLRLPSELLRKNFRTAHFTIEKDTTALKTLLKDSATAAVSGRASQQDVLRNIDAMVSRMRGLKRKLNASAAEEARLHAQTAARISHLDELYKMDTVEDVKYETWSRKRLDRLLADYLLRHGYKDTAKELAEQRGITDLVDIDTFVAASRIRDSLLKQSVVEALAWCNDNKKELRKMESKLEFMLRFQQYIELVRSQSSAKLTEAIAHAKKHLIPYRATFPREVQQVCGLLAFPPGGASAAAPYGDLYKPSRWADLADLFTTTHNQLLALPAVPLLHVALSSGLSALKTPACHTDPMHSSDSPSAQSTSDIATAASTLGHGVCPICSTELNELARNVPYAHHTQSHVEHDLRLLPNGSVYGRDRLETQARKNNLPSDQVKDLRTGDIFPVESLKKVYIT, encoded by the exons ATGGGTGATCACGAAAGTTCTCAGATCAAACATAACGAGCATCTGCTGCTT GACCAACCTTTGCTTCGCCTTCCCTCCGAGCTCCTTCGAAAGAACTTCCGCACGGCCCATTTCACAATCGAGAAAGACACCACCGCCCTCAAGACATTACTCAAAGATTCAGCTACCGCGGCCGTCTCCGGCCGCGCATCACAGCAAGATGTCCTTCGTAACATCGACGCAATGGTGTCCCGCATGCGAGGTTTGAAGCGCAAACTTAATGCGAGCGCCGCCGAGGAGGCTCGTCTGCACGCACAAACAGCTGCCCGCATCTCACATCTCGACGAACTATACAAGATGGATACAGTAGAGGACGTTAAGTATGAAACATGGAGTAGGAAGAGGCTCGATCGCCTTCTGGCAGACTACCTGCTTCGCCATGGTTATAAGGATACAGCAAAGGAGCTAGCCGAGCAGCGTGGTATCACCGATCTCGTCGATATCGACACCTTTGTTGCTGCAAGTCGTATCAGGGATTCTCTTCTGAAGCAGAGCGTGGTTGAAGCTCTGGCTTGGTGCAACGATAACAAGAAAGagttgaggaagatggag AGTAAGCTCGAGTTCATGCTTCGCTTCCAACAATATATCGAGCTGGTCCGCTCGCAATCCTCGGCGAAACTCACTGAAGCGATTGCTCACGCAAAGAAACATCTCATTCCTTACCGGGCCACATTCCCCAGAGAGGTTCAGCAGGTCTGCGGCCTGCTTGCATTTCCTCCTGGTGGTGCATCCGCTGCCGCACCGTATGGAGATCTGTATAAGCCGTCCCGCTGGGCTGACCTTGCCGACCTCTTCACAACAACCCACAATCAACTCCTTGCCCTTCCTGCAGTCCCACTCCTTCACGTCGCACTTTCTTCTGGTCTATCAGCTCTCAAAACACCTGCATGCCACACGGATCCGATGCACTCCTCAGATAGCCCATCTGCCCAAAGCACATCCGATATCGCAACAGCAGCTTCGACTCTCGGCCATGGCGTTTGTCCCATCTGTTCAACCGAACTCAATGAGCTTGCCCGGAACGTGCCGTACGCTCACCATACCCAGAGTCATGTAGAGCACGATCTCAGGCTCCTGCCTAATGGTAGCGTCTATGGAAGGGACCGCCTTGAAACACAGGCGAGGAAGAATAATTTGCCTTCTGATCAGGTTAAGGACCTTCGGACAGGCGATATCTTCCCAGTTGAGTCACTGAAGAAGGTTTATATCACATAG